Below is a window of Deinococcus aerophilus DNA.
TAGCTGGATATGGGAATCTCCCCGAAAATTTATCCATGTCAAATGTCAAATTTCATGGAGTATTAAACAGAGATCAGTTAACTGAGTTACTATTATCAAATCACTGCGGTCTAAATTTGATTGCTTCAGGTTCACACATAGCGTTACCAAACAAAGTTGCAGAATACTTTTTTCACGGTCTGAGTATCATAAACGGCTCTAGCGGTGAGTTAGAGGAGCTTGTCGAGAACAACAATTTGGGCACCAATTATCAACCTGGCGACGTCGATTCACTATACGATGCTTTCATTGTAGAAATAAAAAAACATCAGAACGCAGAATATACCGAAGAAGAAATAAATCGGTTTGCGATTCATCATTTCTCACGCTCGAATATTTATCCAAAGTTACTGACAATACTCAACGCAGCATATGAAGATCTTGAGCTAAGATTATGATTAAAACAATTCTCGACAAGGTACTGGCCGCCATGCTATTCGTGGCACTGCTTCCGCTATGGATTATTTTGAGCATAATCATATATAAAAAATTAGGCACGCCTGTACTATTCAGTCAAAAGAGACCTGGTCTACGTGGCAAACCCTTTACTATGTATAAGTTCCGTACCATGAGTAACGCAGTT
It encodes the following:
- a CDS encoding glycosyltransferase yields the protein MKNIAVAKYYLSERDILGETIYLGIDSNSVKYRKVSKNNKIIKFVFAGSLGRQYDLDSLYEVIKRLNRNEYTFTIDIAGYGNLPENLSMSNVKFHGVLNRDQLTELLLSNHCGLNLIASGSHIALPNKVAEYFFHGLSIINGSSGELEELVENNNLGTNYQPGDVDSLYDAFIVEIKKHQNAEYTEEEINRFAIHHFSRSNIYPKLLTILNAAYEDLELRL